The genomic stretch AAAGAGATGGGATACAAACAAGTCATACCAGAACATTCAGAAACTTCCAACAAGTGCTATATAATGCACCAATAACTCATCACCCACCGGAAAAGACTAATCCAAAAGCAGAAGCAGCATAACTAAATTTGAATCTAAGAGACCATGAATCAGCAATATAGACAAAGACAGGTTCAACTAAACTCGTTGTGTATCTTATAGGCCGCGGTGTATAATCTGACATTTGTAGTCTGATGTAACTTTCATATCAGAAATGTAATGAATCCTAATACACATCTAACTTCCAGAAATGCTGAACAAACTAACATTTGTTTTACCATATTTCGTTAGCTCCGTCATGACAAAAGAAAACTGAATGACTACCAAAGAGAAGGCCGACATGTTAAACAATAATTGGTATCCCAGTTTGTAACGAAAACCAATGAAACGGGCATGAAGAAGGAATCAAGGTGACATAGTCCAGTCTGTCACCCGAGGCTCACAGCTCATCAGAATAACAAAATAGGGATTATATCACTGGGGCAACAAAAAAGCAGAAAGAATCTAAATGATTGGACACAAACAACTCATTCCAGAACATTCAGAAGCTTCCATCAAGTGTGCTATAATGTGCCAACAACTCATAGCACCCATCAGTAAGGAAGAACTGTAGCAAGGCAGAAGCACCATAACTAGTTTTAAAATATTATAGATCAAAATCACAGTAGATGAGCAATATAGACTAAGACACTTTTAGCTAAACCCGTTCTGAATCTCATAGGTTGCGATGTATAATCCCACATATATGTATTATGATGTAACTTTCATAACAGAAATGGAACAAATCCTAATACACACATCTAACTTCCAGAAATGCTGAACAAACTGCGCATGCGGCGTATACTCCAGGATGTTCATGCAACAGAGAAACAAAAAGAGTAGAATTTTCGCTTCACACCAGTTCAACTAAGGCCGCTATGCTGAAGATTCTCGCTCCTGATTCTCTACAATATGATGCTGATACATCGATTAGGTTTCAAGAAGAGCAGCATGCCCTCTTTGAGTTCCCGGAGGCAGTGTCGATGCTGATGGTCTTGCCCTGGGAAGGCAAaggagcagcagctgctgctgcttctttggCAGCCAGCGCTTTCTTGTTAACAATGCCATAGACCTCTGTGATGATAGTCTGGAAGGCTTGTTCCACATTTACAGCCTCCATAGCTGATGTCTCAAGGAAAAACAGCCCCTCCTTTTCAGCCAATGCCTTTCCTTGATCTTCGGAGACGGCTCTTAGATGTAAGAGGTCGGACTTGTTACCGACCATCATGATCACAATGCTGGAGTCAGCGTGATCACGTAGCTCGCGAAGCCACCTATTGACATTTTCAAAGCTCTGCACCTTTGTGATGTCGTAAACAAGGAGAGCCCCAACAGCGCCACGGTAATATGCGCTTGTAATGGCACGGTACCTCTCCTGGCCAGCCGTATCCCAGATCTGAGCCTTTATGGTTTTTCCTTCCATCTGTTAACAACACAAGTCACAATCAGACACCGAGGAATAGTTGGACCATTGTCTAAAAGAAGTATTTTCTGAAGTAGATGCATTTGATATTGACATGACATATTTAAAACTGGTGACGAGCTAAATCCACAGGAAAAGTAGCCGTGCTGCTCCCCTGCAAAGGAGGCTGTTGAGTACCACAAGCCCACCAAAATAATTATATAACAGCGATGCAAAAAAAGAAGATAGGTGAAATATTAAGATGACAGTTTGGTTTCACCTAACGCTCAAGGACAGGACAAGACAGACAGGATGCCACATTCATACAAGGGGCTGTAGCTGGCATATCAATCAACCTGACTATCACTCCATCAACTAACGAATCATGTGATGATACAGGGGGGATGAGGCAAATCTagtgtggaaaaagttcatttttATTGACTTAATAATAATGGACAGACTCGAGGTCACACAATCTGATGAATAATTGGCAAGGTAAAAAGCAACTAATACAACGCATTTGCTATATGTAAAGGATATACAAAAAGCTTTTATTTCTAATATAATCATCAATCCAATAGTATTTTGATAAAATCACTGTAATGTTCGAAACGAGCGAGCCATCCGAGAACCAAAAGCATTAGGACGAGCAGGTTTCTTGCACGCTAGCAAACGCAATCACGGGTCGCGTTCCCCGCAGCAGGGATCACGAGGACCAAGATCTGATGGCTCGTGATCGGGACGCGGCCTTGCacaaaataaaattttaaaaaaaacgcACGCGCGTAGAACATCGTTAGATTAGAGGGAGCGGCAAGGTGAGGGGATGGAATGCGGACCTGCAGGGACTTGGTGGCGAACTCGACGCCGATGGTGGACTTGGAGTCGAGGGAGAAGTGATTGCGGGTGAATCGGGAGAGGATGTTGGACTTGCCGACGCCGCTATCCCCGATGAGCACCATCTTGAAGAGGTAGGAGTACTCGTGATCCACCCGGCCGCCCATCTCTACGACCGAAAAGAAAGATAAAATTCCCCTTCTTCTCCGAATTGGAAATGGAGGGGGGGCGGAGATCCCTTTCTTCTCGGTGGCGAGGAGGGGAGGGAGACCAAGAAAAGGGTATGAGagggtggaggaagaagaggaagacaaaaGTAGGGGGGGCAGGGGGGTAGAGCGGTGGCCTGACCGGTGCGGCTGGCCTGCCCTGGTGGGTGGAGGTGGCGAActggcgatgatggtggtgggAGAGCACTGGCTCAACTAACACGGAGAAAGGCAAACTCAGAGCCCAGCTTTTCGGTGATTTCCGTTCCTTCCGATCTATTGTGTCAGCCTGATTTCTCCTTGGTGCAGTCGGCCATTCTTTGCTCTATCCGTAGTACTCCTATGTGGGTCGATCAAAATAAATTACAACCTGAAGTTTCTTGGCCATTTTAGTCTTATCTTTTTGTTAACGTTCTTTCTTTTTGAACCATGATTTTGCTGAAATCTTAATCCCTTTTCTTGAGAATGTAAACCATTTTCAATTTTGTGCCATGAAGTGGAGAAGAAATGGGacctttttttcttggattagtgTAACATAAGTACGTCTTAGACTATCCATAATGAGGTATTATACGCAAAAAACTGATTTGTCACTATAATTAATAATAAAAGAGATAATTGTGGTATCAATAGTAGATACCATATCGTAACACCTAAAactagaaaaaataatgtcaaATAGGTCTTACACATAATTCGTATTAAAATTCTACaaatcaatatatatatataataaaatTATAATGCTACCACATGCACAAGCGGACCTTAGTGGAGGCCAAAAGGGCCATGCCCCCTTCCCCAACTCAATAAAAATTTGCACAATACTACCCCTCCTATAATCATATTTACCATTTTCAccatgcaaaatagaaaatatttTGATTTGCCCTCCTCACCTTTTATCTAATGTCTCTTTGCCCTCCTATAATTATAGGGAGTATCATGAATTATAGAGATAATATCATGCAAAGACTTGCCTTAGAGGTGGAAGTGAATGCTTTGTGGAACTAATACAGTCACGCTAACTTCGAAAAGGAGGATGTCATGTTATCTCCTTGGATTGACTAGAGGCTCACTCTTTGAAAGTTATAGGGAGAACACATATAACGATTTTTTAAGACTTACTACATCTGTTATAAAACGTAATCCATTCTAGAACACTAATTAAGCTTTCTAAAAAAAGCTTATGTACACTTCTGAAGGGAGGTATATCCATCCATTTGTTCTAAAAATAAAAGCTTGCGTACACTACTGACCAATTAAAAAATTGGGTAGACAATTTTATACACCGAATTTAGTTTGTTCAATTCGGTCACTTGTTCTTTGTTCCTGGTAACTGAATGGAACGAACTGGCCGAATTTTATGTGAGAGTGGCCCAATTTTTGGCTGAATAGTTTCAGCCTTCACCTTGTGCTATCGACAAAAAAAAATATGTATTGCAATTTGTCAGTTTGTGGTGACAACTAGCTTGCAAggcttttttatttttgttgttagCTAAAACATTGCAAACATGTGACCAATGAAACAACATGATGTGAATGCTAACCAACTAGCTATATTGTGGTGTCGTTGAATGTTGATTCTTGCAAATTGATATGAATAAGTGcattgaaaaaatgttcaaattgtaTCTGAAATGTTTCCATTTCTTTTCTCGAATACTCTCCAAGTTTTGTGTTCAAAGAACTATCACACAGTTCAACCATGACCGAAATCAAACCATAATTATCGGGTACcaattttttttcatgtagtaaaACTGATAGATAAATTTTGGTCTTAATTTCTGAAAGAGCTGATCTAATGTAGGATGAAGTATGAAGAACAAattttcggtcatgaccgaacgcACATCCCTAAATCATAGTATTATCTAGACACAATTTGGTATatattttcactcatattagtggaTATGCACTCCCTCGGTGCACAAAAGAATGTCTTAGCTGTATTTAAATTTGTATTCTACACACAAAAatacgtctagatacatgcatattttgACACGTTTTAGATACATGTATGTTTTGAAAAAGTTAAAATATTCTTTTACGAATGGAGGGAATAGTTTATATTGAATTATTCGTAACCTGTTACCATTCGAAAGGGGTTCCCTAATCAGATGAGACAGCCTTTTGCCTCTAGTAGCTGACCAGCAGTATTGTGCTACGGGCCGACGATCCAGATGCATGGTTAGTGTGGCATCGGTGCAACTAAAATGACGTTGCTGTTTGTGTTGGGTTTGACTTTCCGTGTGCTCCATTTGATTCGCTATTGAATGCGTCGCTGTTGCCGAGGAGAGGGACAGCTCGCGCGAAATCAAAACTAACCAACTGTGCCCGCAATCATTATCAAACTAAATTATTTTTCGGTTTTAATCGTCTCCTCAATTGATTCCCACCCCATATGCTCGTGCATTCCAGCTAGTGAGTGGCAGTGTACTAATGTGCCATGGGAAGTACGCGGGACCCACCAAAATTTCCAACTATAGTTTGTTTAGAGATTTTTTGTTTAAAATTAAACCTAAAATTTAAACTAGTAACTTGAACCGGGGTTTTGCAGGAATCGTGCTTAACacctttttttgcgaaaatttcatAATCATCTACAGTAGTATAAAGAGATCCAAAAATAATAAATATTACAAATAGATCATtgaaccacctagcgacgactaccgaTAATAGTGCGAGCCGATTACAAATAGATCATTGGATGATGATTGGTTCACCAACCTCGACGCACTAATAAAGGGCTCCATGTCAAAGCTCAAGATGCACATTGGAGTGAATAGAAGTTATTTTTTTGCTTACTAGTATAATAGATAATTCTTAAGTTTCGTGAACAATAGTTGtttgttttgaattaaggatttgTGTAATGGAGTTGGGCCTAAGGATTTGTGTAATGAAGTTGGGCCTCCTGGGAACGCCTTagactagccatagtgctagtatcataatgagtatcatgcatgccacctgaaggagatatgccctagaggcaataataaaagtagttattatttatatctctatgtttatgataaatgtttatatatcatgctagaattgtattaaccgaaacattagtacatgtgtgatatgtagacaaacaagaagtccctagtatgcctcttaaactagcttgttgattaatggatgattagtttcataatcatgaacattggatgttattaataacaaggttatatcattatatgaatgatgtaatggacacacccaattgagcgtagcataagatctcgtcattaagttatttgctataagctttcgatacatagttacctagtccttatgaccatgagatcatgtaaatcacttataccggaaaggtactttgattacaccaaacaccacttgcgtaaatgggtggttataaaggtgggattaagtatccggaaagtatgagttgaggcatatggatcaacgagtgggatttgtccatcccgatgacggatagatatactccgggccctctcggtggaatgtcgtctaatgtcttgcaagcatatgaatgagttcataagagaccacataccacgatacgagtaaagagtacttgtcgggagacgaggttgaacaaggtatagagtgataccgaagatcaaacctcggacaagtaaaaatatcgcgagacaaagggaattggtaatgtatgtgaatggttcattcgatcactaaagtcatcgttgaatatgtgggagccattatggatctccggatcccgctattggttattggtcggagtgagtactcaaccatgtccgcatagttctcgaaccgtagggtgacacacttaaagttggatgttgaaatggtagtacttgaattatggaatggagttcgaatatttgttcgaagtcccggatgtgatcccggacatcacgaggagttccggaatggtccggagaataagattcatatataggatgtcattttatgtgaataaaatgtcgcggaaggttctatggaaggttctagaaggttctagaaaagtccggaagaaaccaccaaggaaggtggagtccacaagggactccacctccatggccggccaaccctagtgggggaggagtcccaagtggactccccttaggggccggccacccccacatgggaggtgggaatcccacctttgggtgggagtcctagttgggctaggattgcccctcctatggaaggatttggttcgggtcttattcgaagacttggacaccacctcttggggttccacctatataatgagggccaaggggagggggccggccacctcaaacaccaccaaggtggccgcacccctatagtggccggcgcccccctctccctaaaccctagccgcccgctcctccacatcccgcatagcttagcgaagctccgccggacttctacaccgccaccgacaccacgccgtcgtgcttgtcggattcaagaggagctactacttccgctgcccgctcggaacggggaggtggacgtcgtcttcatcaacaaccgaacgtgtgaccgagtacggaggtgctgcccgttcgtggcgccggaaccgatcgtgatcaagatcttctacgcgcttttgcaagcggcaagtgaacgtctaccgcagcaacaagagcctcatcttgtaggctttggaatctcttcaagggtgagactcgataccccctcgttgctaccgtcttctagattgcatcttggcttggattgcgtgttcgcggtaggaaaatttttgttttctatgcaacgttatcctacgagtggtatcgagccgtgtctatgcatagatggttgcacgagtagaacacaatggtttgtgggcgttgatgctcttgttatctttagttgagtactttgcatctttatggcatagtgggatgaagcggctcggactaactttacatgaccgcgttcatgagacttgttcctcgttcgacatgcaacttgtattgcataagaggctttgcgggtgtctcgtctctcctactatagtaaagattcaatttactcttctattgacaacattagtatcaacgttgtggttcatgttcgtaggtagattagatctatatcgaaaaccctaaaccacgtaaaatatgcaaaccaaattagagagcgtctaacttgtttttgcagggtttggtgatgtgatatggccataatgtgatgatgaatatgtatgagatgatcattattgtattgtggcaaccggcgagagccttatggttgtctttaaatttcatgttgagtagtatttcaaagtagttgtaatagttgctacatggaggacaatcatgaagacggcgccattgaccttggtgcttcgccaacgatgatggagatcatgcccgaagatgatggagatcatgtccgtgctttggagatgaagatcaaaggcgcaaagacaaaagggccatatcatatcacatatgaactgcatgtgatgttaatccttttatgcatcttattttgcttagatcgcgacggtagcattataagatgatccctcactaaaatctcaagataataaagtgttcatccttagtagcaccgttgccaagacttgtcgtttcgaagcatctcgtgatgatcgggtgtgatagaatcaacaagtgcatacaacgggtgcaagccagctttgcacatgcggatactaaggtggccttgacgagcctagcatgtacagacatggtctcggaacacgtgataccgaaaggtagagcatgaatcatatgattgatatgatgaacactttgagtgctcgccattgaaattacaccttgtctcgtgatgatcggactatggtgtggtggatttggttcgtgtgatcactaagacaatgcgagggatattgttttgagtgggagttcacctagatttttaattatattgaattaaaatttgaactcaatttgtcataaacttagtctaaactattgcaaatatatgttgtagagatggcgtccccaatcaattttaaccagttcctagagaaagaaaagcttaagagcaacggtagcaacttcaccgaccggttccgtcatgtgaggatcttcctctccggcggaaatctgcaatatgtgcttgatgcaccgctaggtgaccctcccgcagaaaccgaaaccgatgaagtaaaagctgtttacgagactcggaaaactcggtactctcaagttcggtgtgcca from Lolium rigidum isolate FL_2022 chromosome 4, APGP_CSIRO_Lrig_0.1, whole genome shotgun sequence encodes the following:
- the LOC124649572 gene encoding ras-related protein RGP2, with translation MGGRVDHEYSYLFKMVLIGDSGVGKSNILSRFTRNHFSLDSKSTIGVEFATKSLQMEGKTIKAQIWDTAGQERYRAITSAYYRGAVGALLVYDITKVQSFENVNRWLRELRDHADSSIVIMMVGNKSDLLHLRAVSEDQGKALAEKEGLFFLETSAMEAVNVEQAFQTIITEVYGIVNKKALAAKEAAAAAAPLPSQGKTISIDTASGNSKRACCSS